The following is a genomic window from Planctomycetia bacterium.
CATGTCATTGGGGAGTTCGAGCCCGTGCAGATGCAGCGTGGTTGGCTCCGGAAGTTTGTTGTGAACGACAATTCGGACGCGATCACCTTGATTGAGTTCAATGGTCGGTCCGGGCATGTCTCCGTTGTAGCCGTAGGTGTCCATCCATACGCCGGGCAGTATCTCCCGGCGGACTGGTTCTGCAATGAGATGAAACTCCTTGGCTCCGTTGACTTTTTCCCAGGGGAGCTTCTTCAGATCGGGTGCGTAGATCGGAACCGGTGGCAGCGTGGCATCGCGATAACCAGGCACCAGCTTGCCGCGGTCGGTTGGACTTCCAACAGGTCCTCCCAAGCCGGCGTGTGTGCGGGGATACTCGCCTACATCACCTTCAGGGGCAGGAGGCTGGTGTTTCTCGTGCTCGCCCTTCCGCGGTTTCGCCGTTAGGCCATCGGCTGGCTGTTCAGCGGGTTTTTCTTGCGCGTGTCCCAGTGCAGCTCCGGCCACAAACATACCTGCCGCAGCCGCGCCTTTGACGAGAAAGTCTCTACGATCTGCAGCGTCGGCCATGTTCTTTCTCCAACTCCGGGTCAATTCAGCCCGTTGGAATTTTATCGCGGTTTCGGCGTTGCGTCGATGTGGCCGCCGCCGACCGTTGCGGGCGGTTCCGTCAGTCCTCCGGTTAGCAGCATTCCCCGGATGGCAATATCGGTTTCACGATATGTCTTGAGGCTGTCGACGAATTCGGTCTGGAGCGTCAGGTGCAATCGCTGCGCGGTGAGCACTTCAGCCCACGTGGCCCGCCGATCTTTGTAGCTTTGTCGTAGCAGTTCGGTAGCCTCTTCGGCTTTCGGCAGCATTGTGGCCTGGTACTCTTCGACACGCTGCCACGCGGAGTTGTAGGCGCGATACTCAGCGGCCAATCGCGTTTGCAGTTCCAACTCCATCCGCCGCGCTTCGGCATGCGCGCGGCGTAGGTCGGCCTGGGCCTGTTGAATGGTGCCTCGATTCCGGTCGAATATTGGGATCGGCAACCCAATGCTGACGCCGGCCGTGGTGTCGCCTGCCTCGACGTTGCGACCGACCCTGGCATCGACGAGAATATTCGGAATCGGCTCAACGCGTTCACGCTCGACCTGGAGTTCATCGTGTCGGATCTTCTGCCATGCAGCAACCAGCTCAGGGCTATTGGAAAGTAACTGCCCAAGGGCCGAGTCGTAGTCGAGCGGCTCTTGCTCAATAGTCAGGGTTCCTTCCAACATTGTTGGCGCGAGCTGCGGAACTCCAGCCAAGGCGACCAGCGTGCGCCAGGCCTGCTGGATGTCATTCTCGGCGTCCTTCAATTTCAACCTATCCCGTTGCAATTCCACCTCGGCCTGCAACACGGCCGATGCCGTCGTCTGACCCAAATTCAACATTTCACGGTGAGTTTGGACATTGTCTTCACCATTGGCAACCAACTTCCGGTGATTCTCGACGATGCGCTGCGCGGCAAGCGTGCGGAAGAATTGCGCCCGGATGTCATTGAACACACGCTGCTGTTGGGCCTGCACGTTGGTCGCGGCGATTTGCGCCCGCTGCGCCCATTTGGCGCGGCTCAGACGCAGCTTGCCGCCGGTGACGATCTCCTGCGAGACATAGCCGCCTTGTAATTCGCCCGCGGTGCCATCGACGCCAATCTGTTCTCCGACGTAGCC
Proteins encoded in this region:
- a CDS encoding TolC family protein, encoding MIPPVVTAEEQPALTLEDLEGMAMANNPTLVQAKAQFQGEQGAAYQAGLPFNPVIGYVGEQIGVDGTAGELQGGYVSQEIVTGGKLRLSRAKWAQRAQIAATNVQAQQQRVFNDIRAQFFRTLAAQRIVENHRKLVANGEDNVQTHREMLNLGQTTASAVLQAEVELQRDRLKLKDAENDIQQAWRTLVALAGVPQLAPTMLEGTLTIEQEPLDYDSALGQLLSNSPELVAAWQKIRHDELQVERERVEPIPNILVDARVGRNVEAGDTTAGVSIGLPIPIFDRNRGTIQQAQADLRRAHAEARRMELELQTRLAAEYRAYNSAWQRVEEYQATMLPKAEEATELLRQSYKDRRATWAEVLTAQRLHLTLQTEFVDSLKTYRETDIAIRGMLLTGGLTEPPATVGGGHIDATPKPR